One region of Chryseobacterium sp. C-71 genomic DNA includes:
- a CDS encoding discoidin domain-containing protein, with the protein MQKHILLLAVLLGFSINAQQKTYCNPINIDYGYTPFEVFSKQGKHRATADPVIVNFQKKLFLFSTNQEGYWHSDNMLDWKFVKRKFLRDNKYTHDLNAPAVWAMKDTLYVYGSTWESDFPIWKSTNPTVDDWKIAVDTLKVGAWDPAFHYDEDKNKLYLYWGSSNEWPLLGTEVKVKNLQSEGFVKPILRLKPEDHGWERFGEYNDNVFLQPFVEGAWVTKYKDKYYMQYGAPATEFSGYSDGVYVSKNPLEGYEYQQHNPFSYKPGGFARGAGHGATFEDNFKNWWHVSTIFISTKNNFERRLGIWPAGFDKDDVMYTNTAYGDYPTLLPQFAQGKDFSKGLFTNWMLLNYNKPVQVSSTLGGYHSNNAVDEDIKTYWSAKTGNSGEWFQTDLGEVSTINAIQVNYADQDVEFMGKTEGKMHQYKILGSNDGKKWKAIVDKSKNTKDVPHDYVELEKPAEARYLKMENLKMPTGKFALSGFRVFGKGAGTKPGKVQGFVPLRADAKKYGERRSIWMKWQQNSEADGYVIYWGKSPDKLYGSIMVYGKNEYFFTGADRVDSYYFQIEAFNANGISERTEVVKSE; encoded by the coding sequence ATGCAAAAACACATTCTTTTATTAGCGGTTCTGTTAGGGTTTTCTATCAATGCCCAGCAAAAAACCTATTGTAACCCCATAAACATCGATTACGGTTATACGCCTTTTGAAGTCTTTTCAAAACAGGGAAAGCACCGTGCAACAGCCGATCCGGTAATTGTTAACTTTCAGAAAAAACTTTTTCTGTTTTCTACCAATCAGGAAGGGTATTGGCACAGCGACAATATGCTTGACTGGAAATTTGTCAAAAGAAAATTCCTTAGAGACAATAAATACACCCACGATCTGAATGCTCCTGCAGTTTGGGCAATGAAAGATACTTTATACGTGTACGGCTCAACCTGGGAATCTGATTTCCCGATCTGGAAATCTACAAACCCAACTGTGGACGATTGGAAAATTGCCGTTGATACTTTAAAAGTTGGAGCTTGGGATCCTGCTTTTCATTATGATGAAGATAAAAATAAACTGTATTTGTATTGGGGGTCAAGCAACGAGTGGCCGCTTTTGGGAACAGAAGTGAAAGTAAAAAACCTGCAGTCTGAAGGTTTTGTAAAGCCTATTTTAAGACTGAAACCTGAAGATCATGGTTGGGAAAGATTTGGTGAATATAATGATAATGTTTTTCTGCAACCGTTTGTAGAAGGAGCTTGGGTAACGAAGTATAAAGACAAATATTATATGCAGTACGGTGCTCCGGCAACAGAATTCAGCGGTTATTCTGACGGAGTGTATGTTTCAAAAAATCCTTTAGAAGGTTACGAATATCAGCAGCATAATCCATTTTCTTACAAACCGGGAGGGTTTGCAAGAGGAGCGGGACACGGAGCTACGTTTGAGGATAATTTTAAAAACTGGTGGCACGTTTCAACGATTTTTATTTCCACTAAAAATAATTTCGAAAGACGTTTAGGAATCTGGCCTGCAGGTTTTGATAAGGATGATGTGATGTACACCAACACGGCTTACGGAGATTATCCGACTTTACTTCCTCAATTTGCACAAGGAAAAGATTTCTCAAAAGGACTTTTCACCAATTGGATGTTGCTGAATTATAACAAACCCGTTCAGGTTTCATCCACTTTAGGTGGCTATCATTCTAATAATGCGGTGGATGAAGATATCAAAACGTATTGGAGTGCAAAAACCGGAAATTCAGGAGAGTGGTTTCAGACTGATTTAGGTGAAGTCTCTACCATTAATGCCATTCAGGTCAATTATGCCGATCAGGATGTAGAATTTATGGGAAAAACTGAAGGGAAAATGCATCAGTATAAAATCCTAGGTTCTAATGACGGCAAAAAATGGAAGGCTATTGTCGATAAAAGCAAAAACACCAAAGACGTACCTCACGATTATGTAGAATTAGAAAAACCAGCCGAAGCAAGATATTTAAAAATGGAAAACCTCAAAATGCCGACAGGAAAGTTTGCACTAAGCGGTTTCAGAGTATTCGGAAAAGGAGCGGGAACGAAACCCGGAAAAGTTCAAGGATTTGTTCCGTTAAGAGCTGATGCGAAAAAATATGGTGAGAGAAGAAGCATCTGGATGAAATGGCAACAAAACTCTGAAGCTGACGGTTATGTTATTTATTGGGGGAAATCTCCTGACAAGTTATATGGAAGCATCATGGTGTACGGTAAAAACGAATATTTCTTCACTGGAGCAGACAGAGTAGACTCTTATTATTTCCAGATTGAAGCGTTTAATGCTAATGGAATTTCTGAGAGAACAGAGGTTGTGAAGTCTGAATGA
- a CDS encoding alpha/beta hydrolase, which translates to MNKFFAFLCLIVLFSCKEKTITISKDITFDQQMDISYGNDPEQKMDLYIPKNRDSVKTIFIIIHGGGWKAGKKSDLTYFTLSMMKRFPQSAFANINYRLATETSFALSNQTDDIQKAIDYLVGITPIKSKFILLGNSAGGHLAMLYSYRFDEKDRIKAVVNIVGPSDLSDPNFKNYSDYSFVENHLVDPAAIPKGISIGNFASPVYWVNKNSPPTLSFYGNNDQVIPLSQKGILDSVLNKNEVSNQSFEFHGGHLDWTNEKNAPFLIKKIDEFLKQIK; encoded by the coding sequence ATGAATAAATTTTTCGCATTTTTATGTTTAATTGTATTGTTTAGCTGTAAAGAAAAAACAATAACGATTAGCAAAGACATTACATTTGATCAACAAATGGATATCTCTTACGGTAACGATCCCGAACAGAAAATGGATCTTTATATTCCGAAAAATAGAGATTCTGTAAAAACAATTTTCATAATTATTCATGGCGGAGGCTGGAAAGCAGGAAAGAAATCTGACCTTACCTACTTCACACTATCAATGATGAAGAGATTTCCTCAAAGTGCTTTTGCGAACATCAACTATAGACTTGCAACTGAAACAAGCTTCGCACTCTCGAATCAGACTGATGACATCCAAAAAGCGATTGACTATTTAGTTGGCATTACACCGATTAAATCGAAGTTTATTCTTCTTGGGAACAGTGCGGGCGGGCATTTGGCAATGCTTTATTCTTATCGCTTCGATGAAAAAGACAGAATAAAAGCTGTGGTGAATATTGTAGGACCATCAGATTTATCAGATCCTAATTTTAAAAACTATTCAGATTATTCGTTTGTTGAAAATCATTTGGTTGATCCTGCAGCAATTCCAAAAGGAATTTCTATAGGAAATTTTGCGAGTCCTGTTTATTGGGTAAATAAAAATTCTCCTCCGACTCTCTCTTTCTATGGAAATAATGATCAGGTTATTCCATTATCACAAAAAGGAATTTTAGATTCAGTTTTAAATAAAAATGAAGTTTCAAATCAATCTTTCGAATTTCACGGTGGGCATCTTGATTGGACGAATGAAAAAAATGCACCTTTTTTAATTAAAAAAATTGATGAATTTCTGAAACAAATCAAATAA
- a CDS encoding outer membrane beta-barrel family protein, which yields MKTPLLIAAIFFTGLTFAQEKKTDSLKTKKIEEVVLTKQVFKKQSDRFVYDVAASPVTKGNTTFDLLRQTPLLSTTDDKTLKIAGKNNALIYINGRKTNMDAESVTQFLKNTPAENIQKIEVITVPGSEFQVESSDGIINIVLKKKMSDGLNGNMRMSNSQNKYNGSSASFSANYRKDKLGISANLSGGENIQAQSYILKNGTDLVKNESIGDIDDPNKNLGGYLNFDYQLNDKSNLALSWNSWANKSYGSTVELLNTLNVYKADGSLSKTDITRSSNIENARNYNNSVNLNYELKTDSLGSKLNLNAAYLIYKRFQNSDNRTLVQRPSGAFDQYRQNVIQDIPQIVNNFSSTVDYIQKFKKDLTISIGGNFNATQTDNDTKNFFNYYDENGNLESAKADLNHFIYDEKIYGAYLTFEKKFSDKFSGKVGARYEITKSLGTSEIPDQPMQEFERNYNNLLPYLSFNYAINDKNNISYAFSSRMRRPSFWELNPVKNILTQDNYTQNNPFVKASSTYNQELTYMFKNSYFLILNHSYFKDVITQVPLQRDIVRDGVTYRQLAYIRTNFGDKQEMSAMLGMQKTFFNQYLTTNFNIGVQHNINKGTLNTDPTTGQVFDTYINDRKSSSIVIQTNNTIRLDKKKTWFLGVNYFFVDKQQIELGMLNNLMSLDLSIKKNWNDWTFALNLNDVLRTNIVEIEDYQANGNYNYVRNDQFRRGGTFSITYNFGNQKVKKVRDIEGASDAIKSRTR from the coding sequence ATGAAAACGCCACTACTCATCGCAGCTATATTTTTCACCGGATTGACATTTGCCCAAGAAAAAAAAACAGATTCTCTAAAAACTAAAAAAATAGAAGAAGTTGTATTGACTAAGCAAGTCTTCAAAAAACAAAGTGACCGTTTCGTTTATGACGTTGCCGCTTCACCTGTTACCAAAGGAAACACAACTTTTGATCTCTTGAGACAAACTCCCCTGCTTTCTACAACCGATGATAAAACTTTGAAAATTGCAGGAAAAAATAATGCGCTGATCTACATCAACGGTAGAAAAACCAATATGGATGCAGAATCTGTTACACAATTTCTAAAAAACACACCTGCTGAGAATATTCAGAAAATTGAAGTGATTACAGTGCCAGGAAGTGAGTTCCAAGTAGAATCTTCAGACGGAATTATTAATATCGTCCTGAAAAAGAAGATGAGCGACGGGCTTAACGGAAACATGAGAATGTCTAATTCTCAGAATAAATACAATGGCAGTTCTGCAAGTTTCTCTGCTAATTACAGAAAAGATAAATTGGGAATCAGCGCAAACCTGAGCGGAGGTGAAAATATTCAGGCTCAAAGCTACATTTTGAAAAACGGAACAGACTTAGTAAAAAATGAGTCAATTGGAGATATTGACGATCCTAACAAAAATTTAGGCGGATACCTGAACTTTGATTATCAGTTAAATGATAAAAGCAATTTAGCATTATCATGGAATTCTTGGGCAAACAAAAGTTATGGCTCTACTGTTGAACTTTTAAATACTTTAAATGTTTATAAAGCAGACGGAAGCCTATCAAAAACAGATATTACCCGTTCCAGCAATATTGAAAATGCAAGAAATTATAATAATTCGGTAAACTTAAACTACGAGTTAAAAACAGATTCTTTAGGAAGCAAACTTAATCTGAACGCGGCTTACCTTATCTATAAAAGATTTCAAAATTCTGACAACAGAACCTTGGTACAAAGACCTTCCGGAGCTTTTGATCAGTACAGACAAAATGTAATTCAGGATATTCCTCAGATTGTCAACAACTTTTCAAGCACAGTAGATTATATTCAGAAATTTAAAAAAGACCTGACTATTTCTATCGGAGGGAACTTCAATGCTACTCAAACAGATAACGACACAAAAAACTTTTTCAACTACTATGATGAAAATGGAAATCTGGAAAGCGCTAAAGCAGACCTTAATCATTTCATCTATGACGAAAAAATCTATGGTGCTTATCTTACATTTGAGAAAAAGTTTTCTGATAAATTTTCAGGAAAAGTTGGAGCAAGATATGAAATCACAAAAAGTTTGGGTACTTCTGAAATTCCGGATCAACCGATGCAAGAGTTTGAAAGAAACTATAATAATTTACTACCATACTTGAGCTTTAACTACGCCATCAATGACAAAAATAATATCTCCTACGCATTTTCAAGCAGAATGAGAAGACCAAGTTTCTGGGAACTGAATCCTGTGAAAAACATTCTTACACAGGATAATTACACCCAAAATAACCCTTTCGTAAAAGCTTCATCCACCTATAATCAGGAATTGACTTATATGTTTAAAAATTCTTATTTCCTGATTCTGAATCATTCTTATTTTAAAGATGTTATCACTCAGGTTCCGCTACAGAGAGATATTGTAAGAGATGGTGTAACATATCGACAATTGGCTTACATCAGAACCAATTTTGGAGACAAACAGGAAATGTCTGCAATGCTGGGAATGCAGAAAACATTCTTCAATCAATACCTAACAACAAATTTCAATATCGGTGTACAACATAACATCAATAAAGGTACTTTGAATACAGATCCAACAACAGGGCAGGTTTTTGATACCTACATTAACGATAGAAAATCATCAAGTATTGTCATTCAAACCAACAACACCATCCGTTTAGATAAAAAGAAAACCTGGTTTTTAGGCGTTAATTATTTCTTCGTAGACAAACAGCAAATCGAATTGGGAATGTTGAATAACCTGATGAGTTTAGATTTAAGCATCAAGAAAAATTGGAACGACTGGACGTTTGCTTTAAACTTAAATGATGTCTTAAGAACAAACATCGTAGAAATCGAAGATTATCAGGCCAACGGAAATTACAATTATGTAAGAAACGACCAATTCAGAAGAGGCGGAACTTTCAGCATCACATACAATTTCGGAAACCAGAAAGTAAAAAAGGTGAGAGACATCGAAGGCGCATCAGACGCCATCAAAAGCAGAACACGTTAA
- a CDS encoding DUF3817 domain-containing protein yields MEFLENLFSKYPQDKVIKWFKQICLAEAISWFFLFTAMIWIRVDPEGIFPIIYISVIGSIHGLFFTLYLLFLPSIRKIYTWDDEDTVFALISAFFPFATIWIDKKLARFDRE; encoded by the coding sequence TTTCTCAAAATATCCTCAGGATAAAGTCATTAAATGGTTTAAGCAAATCTGTTTGGCGGAAGCCATATCTTGGTTTTTCCTTTTTACAGCCATGATCTGGATCCGTGTTGATCCGGAAGGTATTTTCCCTATCATCTATATCAGTGTTATTGGGAGCATTCATGGATTGTTTTTCACATTATACCTTTTGTTCTTACCTTCTATACGAAAAATCTATACTTGGGATGATGAAGACACAGTCTTTGCACTGATCTCCGCATTTTTTCCTTTTGCCACCATTTGGATTGACAAAAAGCTGGCTCGTTTCGACAGAGAATAA